The window CCGCCATCAGATGCACCGGATGCGGCTGCCACCCGCGCGGTCCGCCATAGTGGCGCAGCATCGGGTAGAGCGCGGTCAAAAAGGCGCCGATCATCGCGGCGGCGTAGGACAGCATCAGCCCGTCGCGCACCGACACGAACCAGAAACCGGCGGCGGCGATGCTGATCACCCAGGGTTCGACGACCGCGCGGGCGCGGACCGTCGCGCCGATGTCGAATTTATAGGCGCAGGCGGCGAGCGCGATGTCGGTGCCGGCGATCGCGAAGACGAGCCCGGCCATCCAGCGGTCGGTGCTGTCGATGCCGCCGGCGGGGAACATCAGTTGCGGAAAGGCGAGGAGCAGCGCCGACCCTGCGGCCGAGGCGAGCAGCGCGACGAACATGCCGTCCCACACGACCATGCGATGGTCGGCATCGGGCGCGCTCAGCTGTTCGGCGAGGCCGCGCTTGAGGCCGAGGGTGGCGAGTTGGGCGACGAGTTCGATGACGAGCACCGCGAAGGCGAAGCGCCCGACCGCTTCGGCGCCATACCAGCGGCCCGCGACGTAGAGGAAGGGCAGGCGCGCGACGAGGCGGAGGATGAAGCCGAAGAAATTGGTGCGACCGCCCTTGGCGAGCGCAGCGGTATCGGCGTCGCGCGGCGGATCGCCGGGTGAAGGGGAAGGCGACGCGCTGTCGGGGGCGGGCGCGGCCGCGCTGTCCGTCTGGGTCAAACCTGCGGTCCCCCTTGCTCCTCGCCCTGCCGCTTTCTAGCGCGGCAGGGGGGGAGTGGCAAATGTCGTCGCTGGCTCACCGGCCCTCGCGTCGCAGCGGGCGGCTGAGCAGCGCCTGAATGGCTTCGCCGGCGCGGATTTCGCCCGCGACGAGCCGCGCCACCGCGTCGGTGATCGGCATGTCGATGCCGTCGGCGCGCGCCGCGGCGGCGACCACCGGGGCGCTGAACGCGCCCTCGGCGACGGTGCGGCGATCGGCCATCAGCGCCTGCGCCTCGTCGCCGCGCCCGAGGCCCTGGCCGAGCGAGAAGTTGCGCGAATTGCTCGAGGTGCAGGTGAGCACGAGGTCGCCGAGTCCGGCGAGCCCGGCGAGGGTTTCGGCCTGCGCGCCGCGCGCAAGGCCGAAACGGGTCATTTCGGCGAAGCCGCGGCTGATCAGCGCGGCGCGGGCGTTGAGGCCGAGCCCGGCGCCGTCGACGATGCCGCAGGCGATCGCGAGGATATTCTTCACCGCGCCGCCGATCTCGGCCCCGATGACGTCGGCTGAGACATAGGGCCGGAAATGCGGGCGCGCGAGCGCGCGGGCGAGGTCGTCGGCGACCGCGGGGTCGGCGGCGGCGAGGGTGATCGCGGTGGGCAGGCCGGCGGCGACCTCGTGCGCGAAGGTCGGCCCCGACAAGACCGCGACCGCGCGGCCCGGCGCCACGTCGCGTGCGATGTCGACCGGGAAGGCGAAGCTTTCGGCCTCCATGCCCTTGCTGCACAGGATCAGCGGTGCATCGCCCGGCGGCAGCGCGGCGAGCACGGAACGCAGATAGGGAACGGGGACAACGATCAGCAGCGCGTCGCATACCGCCAGGTCAGCGAGGGTGCCGGTGGCACTGAGCGAGGGTGACAGCGCCGCGCCGGGCAGGAACAGCGTGTTGCGATGTTCGATGTTGACCGCCGCGACGACCTCGGCCTCGCGTGCCCAGAGCCGGACCGGGGCGCCATCGGCGGCGAGCAGTTGCGCGAGCGCGGTGCCCCAGGCGCCGCCACCGACCACGCCGAAGCTTTGATATGACGTCATGCTTTCACGAGTCATGCTTTTACTCCGGCGCCGCGCACGGCTTCGGCCTCGGGATCGAGCGGCCAGCGCGGGCGGGCGGCGGTGTCGAGCGGATCGGTGAGCCCCGCGGCGAAGCGTTCGGCGCCCGCCCAGGCGATCATCGCGCCATTGTCGGTACACAGCCACAAGGGCGGAGCGACGAAAGGCCTGTCGTGGCGTGCCGCCAGATCGGTCAGCGCGGCGCGGATCGCGCCGTTCGCGGCGACCCCGCCCGCGACGACAAACGCGGTCGCCTCGGGGCAGGCGGAAAGCGCGATGCGGCTGCGGTCGACCAGGCAGTCGACCACCGCCTGCTGGAAGGAAGCGGCGAGATCGGGGACGCTGTGCTGGCCCGACGCCGCCGCGCGCGACACCGCGCTCTTGAGCCCGGCAAAGGAGAAATGCGGTTCGGCGCTGCCGACGAGCGGGCGCGGTAGCGGCACGGCCTTGGGGTCGCCGTTTTTCGCGATGCGCTCGACCGCGGGTCCGCCCGGGTAACCGAGGCCGAGCAATTTCGCGGTCTTGTCGAAGGCTTCGCCCGCGGCATCGTCGATCGTGGTGGCAAGGCGGCGATAGTCGCCGACCCCGCGCACAAGCAGCAGCTGGCAATGGCCGCCCGACACGAGCAGCAGCAGATAGGGAAATTGCAGCGACGGATCGGCGAGGCGCGGGCTGAGCGCGTGGCCCTCGAGATGGTTGACCGCGATCAGCGGCTTGCCCGCGGCGTGGGCGAGCGCCTTGCCGGTGACGAGCCCGACCATGACGCCGCCGATCAGCCCCGGGCCGGCGGTGGCGGCGATCGCGTCGACGTCGGCGAGCGTCTTTCCGGCATCGGCGAGTACGCGTTCGACGATCGGCGCGAGGCGGTCGACATGCGCGCGCGCCGCGATCTCGGGCACGACCCCGCCGAAGGGGGCGTGATCCTCCTCCTGCCCGGCGACGCGGTGCGCGAGGACGCGCCTGTCGCTGTCGACGAGCGCTGCCGCGGTTTCGTCGCAGCTCGATTCGAGGCCGAGGATCAGAGTCATATTGTTGCGCGCCCCTTTACGCGCCCCTTGGCGGGCAGGGCAAGGGAGGCTAGCAGCAAGCCGATGAACAGGCTTCCCACTCCCGACGCTCCGCTGCGGATCGGCACCCGCGCCTCGCCGCTGGCGATGGCGCAGGCGCATATGGCGGCGGCGGCGCTCGCGCAGGCGCATGGCCTGACCGAAGATTCGCTCTTCCTGGTGCCGATGACCGCGACCGGCGACCGCATCCAGGACCGCGCGCTCGCCGAGGTCGGGGGCAAGGCGCTGTGGACGCGCGAACTCGATGCGGCGCTCGATGCGGGGGCGATCGACATCGCGGTGCACAGTCTGAAGGATGTCGAGACGCTGCGCGATCCGCGCTTCGCGCTCGTCGCGATGCTCGAACGCGCCGACCCGCGCGATCGGCTGGTGGTGCGCGAGGGAATCATGGCGGCGACCATCGACGCGTTGCCGACGGGCGCAAGGCTGGGGACGAGCAGCCCGCGCCGCGCGGCGCAGGTCAAGCGGCGCCGGAGCGACATCGAAACGCTGTTGCTGCGCGGCAATGTCCAGACCCGGCTCGCCAAGCTCGCGGCGGGCGATGTCGATGCGACCTTGCTCGCGGCGGCGGGGCTCGACCGGCTGGCGATGTTCGATATCGGTGTGGTGCAGGACGCCGCGACCCTGCTGCCCGCCGCGTCGCAGGGCGCGATCGGGATCGAATGCCGCAGCGACGACGATCGGGTGCGCGCGCTGCTCGTCGCGGTCGATCATGTTCCGACGCACCGCGCGGTGATGGCCGAGCGCGAATTTCTCGCGGCGCTCGGCGGCGATTGCCGCTCGCCGGTCGCGGCGCATGCGCGTTTCCTGGATGATGGCACGCTGCGGCTCGATGCCGAGCTCTATTCGGAGGATGGCGCGGAGCATGTCGTCGGGCATGCGGCGGTCGCGGGTCCCGACGCCGCGGCCGAACTGGCGCGCGACCTGCTCGGCCGCGCGCCCGATGCGGTGCGGCGCCTGTTCGGGGTATGATGCTGCCCGTCATCGTCACGCGTCCCGAACCGGGCAATGCGGCGACGGTGGCGCGGGCGCGGGCGGCCGGCCTCGACGCCTTTGCGATGCCCTTGTTCGCGGCGGTGCCGATCGAGTGGCGTCCGCCCGACGCGGGCGAATATGACGCGCTGCTGCTGACCAGCGCGCAGGCGGTGCGGCTGGCGGGGTCTGGACTGGACCGGCTCGTGTCGCTGCCGGTCCATGCCGTCGGCGCGGCGAGCGCGGCGGCGGCCGAGGCGGCGGGGTTGCGCGTCGCGGCGACGGGAACCCGCGACGCACAGGCCTTGATCGACGCCATGACGTCATCAAGAAAGCCCCGGATCCTGTGGCTTTGCGGGCGCGAGCGGTCCGATTTCGACGCGCGCGGTGCGCGGCTCGATGCCCTGCCTTGCTATGCCGTCGATCCGGTCGCGCCGCCCGCCGGCTGGGATCGGCTGACCGGCGATTCGGCGGTGATTCTGGCCCATTCGGCGCGCGGCGCGGCGCGGATCGCGACGCTGACCGAGGGGCGGCGCGGGCGCCTGTCGCTCGTCGCGATCGGCCCGGCGGTGGCCGAAGCCGCGGGCGAAGGCTGGGCGGCTGTTACCGTTACGGACCGTCCCGAAGACGCGGCAATGGTGACAGCGGCTTATGCTTTGTGCCAAAAGGCGCAAAAATAGGGTCGTTCGAAAGAGGTTTATGGCAATCGACAGCAGCGATACCCCCGTCCGCCCGGGCGAGGAAGGCGCGAGAAAAGGGCCGTCCTTGCGCAGTCTGGCGATCTCCGGACTGATCCTGCTCCTGATCGGGGTCGGCGGTGGTGGCTGGGCGATGAACCGCTGGCTGGCTGGTGGCGATAGCGCGCCGACGACCAAAGTCATCGATACCGCGACCCCCGGCGGGGTGCTCGCGGTGGTCGGCGCCGGTGAGGCGGCCACCCCGACCGGCGGTGCGGCCGCGCCGATGATGGTGGCTCCGGTCGACGGGGCCAGCCCGCTGACCACACGCGTCGCCGAACTCGAACAGCGCCTGTCGCGCATCACGCTCGATGCCGCCTCGGCGTCGGGCAATGCGTCGCGCGCCGAGGGGCTGCTCGTCGCCTTTGCGGTGCGCCGCGCGCTCGATCGCGGGCTGTCGCTCGGTTATCTCGATGCGCAGCTGCGGCTACGCTTCGGCGACGACCAGCCCAATGCGGTGAAGACGATTATCGAAACCTCGCGCGACCCGATCACGCTCGAACAATTGCGCGCCGAACTCGACGCGATCGCCCCCGAACTGGTCGGGCGCAGCGGCGACAGCGGCAGCCTGTGGACCGGTTTCCGCCGCGAACTCAATGAATTGTTCGTCGTCCGCGAGGCCGGGACCCAGTCGCCGCGCGCCGCCGAACGGCTCGAACGCGCGCGGCGCTATCTGGCGAGCGGCATGGCCGACAAGGCGATCGCCGAGGTCGAGGCGATGCCCGGCGCCGCCAATGCCAACGCGTGGCTCATCGACGCGCGGCGCTATCACGAAGCGCGGCGCGCGCTTGACCTGATCGAGACCGCGGCGATATTGGAACCGCGCGACAGCCCGGCTGCCGCGATGGCCGGAAAAGCCCCGGCTGCAACCGCCCCCTAGCGCGCGTCCCGACAGGGGCGCTCGCCGTTAGAGAGAAAGCCCCGTTCCATGGCCCTCGCCGATCCGCAGCGCGTCGTCGCGCTCGACCCGCTCGATCCCCTGCTGCTCGACGCGCAGCTCAGCGACGAGGAGCGCATGGTGCGCGACACCGCGCGCGCCTATGCCGAGGGCGAGTTGCTGCCGCGTGTGACCTCGG is drawn from Sphingopyxis sp. OPL5 and contains these coding sequences:
- the hemC gene encoding hydroxymethylbilane synthase; the protein is MNRLPTPDAPLRIGTRASPLAMAQAHMAAAALAQAHGLTEDSLFLVPMTATGDRIQDRALAEVGGKALWTRELDAALDAGAIDIAVHSLKDVETLRDPRFALVAMLERADPRDRLVVREGIMAATIDALPTGARLGTSSPRRAAQVKRRRSDIETLLLRGNVQTRLAKLAAGDVDATLLAAAGLDRLAMFDIGVVQDAATLLPAASQGAIGIECRSDDDRVRALLVAVDHVPTHRAVMAEREFLAALGGDCRSPVAAHARFLDDGTLRLDAELYSEDGAEHVVGHAAVAGPDAAAELARDLLGRAPDAVRRLFGV
- a CDS encoding NAD(P)H-dependent glycerol-3-phosphate dehydrogenase; the encoded protein is MTSYQSFGVVGGGAWGTALAQLLAADGAPVRLWAREAEVVAAVNIEHRNTLFLPGAALSPSLSATGTLADLAVCDALLIVVPVPYLRSVLAALPPGDAPLILCSKGMEAESFAFPVDIARDVAPGRAVAVLSGPTFAHEVAAGLPTAITLAAADPAVADDLARALARPHFRPYVSADVIGAEIGGAVKNILAIACGIVDGAGLGLNARAALISRGFAEMTRFGLARGAQAETLAGLAGLGDLVLTCTSSNSRNFSLGQGLGRGDEAQALMADRRTVAEGAFSAPVVAAAARADGIDMPITDAVARLVAGEIRAGEAIQALLSRPLRREGR
- the tsaD gene encoding tRNA (adenosine(37)-N6)-threonylcarbamoyltransferase complex transferase subunit TsaD, which encodes MTLILGLESSCDETAAALVDSDRRVLAHRVAGQEEDHAPFGGVVPEIAARAHVDRLAPIVERVLADAGKTLADVDAIAATAGPGLIGGVMVGLVTGKALAHAAGKPLIAVNHLEGHALSPRLADPSLQFPYLLLLVSGGHCQLLLVRGVGDYRRLATTIDDAAGEAFDKTAKLLGLGYPGGPAVERIAKNGDPKAVPLPRPLVGSAEPHFSFAGLKSAVSRAAASGQHSVPDLAASFQQAVVDCLVDRSRIALSACPEATAFVVAGGVAANGAIRAALTDLAARHDRPFVAPPLWLCTDNGAMIAWAGAERFAAGLTDPLDTAARPRWPLDPEAEAVRGAGVKA
- a CDS encoding uroporphyrinogen-III synthase translates to MLPVIVTRPEPGNAATVARARAAGLDAFAMPLFAAVPIEWRPPDAGEYDALLLTSAQAVRLAGSGLDRLVSLPVHAVGAASAAAAEAAGLRVAATGTRDAQALIDAMTSSRKPRILWLCGRERSDFDARGARLDALPCYAVDPVAPPAGWDRLTGDSAVILAHSARGAARIATLTEGRRGRLSLVAIGPAVAEAAGEGWAAVTVTDRPEDAAMVTAAYALCQKAQK